The following DNA comes from Anaerolineales bacterium.
GAGCGCTCTTGTCCAATTAAAACAGCGCTTTTGCCGCTTCCACGGCAAGATTCAACCACGGTCCACTGATCGTTCCAATTCCGACAATCGCCAGCGAACAAAGTCCCAATGTCACCCCAAAGGGTTTTGGTACGTCGATGGCCACGTGTTCTTCTTCGGATCGATAGAGATAAACCACCTTCAGGATCGTCATGTAGTAGTACAACCCGACAATGGCATTCAGGACAGCGACGATGGCCAGCCATATCCAGCCGCTTTGCACGGCCGCAGCAAAGACGTAAAACTTGGCCACGAAGCCGACGAGGGGCGGCATACCGGCAAGGGACAGCAGTGCCACCATGAGCGCCAAAGCCAAACCCGGCGAGCGGCGGCTCAATCCGGCATAATCCGCGATTTGCTCGGAACCGGCGGTCTGGGCAAACAGGATGACGATCGTAAAAGCGGCCAGGTTGGAAACAACGTAGCCAACCAGATAGAAAACCAGGCTGGCTGCACCAAAACTGCTCAAGGCGACCAATCCGATCAGTGCATAGCCGGCATGCGCGATCGAGGAGTAGGCAAGCAGGCGCTTGATATTCTTTTGAGAGATGGCGAGTAAATTTCCGATCGTCATCGTTGCTGCGGCCATGATCGCCAGCAGTGTGGCCCAGTAGGATTCGATCGTCGGAAACGCGACCAGCATGACGCGCAGCAGCACGGAAAAGCCCGCAGCTTTTGAGGCCGTCGAGATAAACGCCGTGATCGGCGTCGGCGCGCCTTCGTAAACATCCGGACTCCAGAAATGAAAAGGAACGACGGACACCTTGAATCCGAATCCGACGAGAACCAACAACACCGTACCGAGCAAGATCCACGGCGAGAAATCTTCCACGCGGATCATGGCCGCCAGGCGGTAGATGTTGGTCTCTCCCGTAAAACCGTACAGCAAACTGAAGCCGTACAGCATCACGGCCGAAGTCAGGGCGCCGAAGAGAAAATACTTGATCCCGGCTTCGGTGGATTTATCATCCGCCTTGATAAAGCCGGCCAAAATATAGAGCGGGATGGAGGTGGTCTCGATCGCCAAAAGCAGCATTATCAAATCCGCAGCCGCTGCCATCAAACACATGCCGAACGCAGCCACGAGCAGCAGGGCGAAATATTCTCCCTGCACGGCCAGTTCATCCATATCGAGGCTGATGATGCTGGTTACGGCCGCAGCGAAAAGGAACACCAACGTGAAGGTGAACCCGATCCAATCGTGGCGCAGCATACCGCCAAAGATCAGCAAGGGCTCACCGCCTACTTCCGGCCGGCTGAACACCACCGTTGCGATAAACGTGAGCAGCAAGCCGCCTGCGCTGACCCATCCGAGCAGCCGCCGGCGCCGGCGCCAGAAAATATCGACGGCCAGAATCAAACCGGCAAGAGTGAGAAGTAGAATCTCTGGAAGAACAAAGAGAATGTGCGTGGATTCAAACTCCGCAAAAGCCACCTATGCACCTCCGAAAAGCGCCAGGACGGCATTTGCGCCGGATTCGACCAGCGGCGCCATAATCGTTGGGTATACGCCGATGAGGATCAATATACCGGCCAGCAAGGCCAAAGCGAGGCGATCGAAATGGGTGATGCTCGAAAGATGACCCTCGAATTCTTCGGGGATCTTCCCGAAGAAAACTCGGCCGATGACGCGCATGATGTAAGCCGCGGTGATGACGATGCCCAAGGCGGCGATGATGGCCACGAGAGGCTGCCGCTGCCATAGTCCCATGAAGATCGGGAATTCAGCGATGAAACCGGAGAATCCCGGCATGCCCATGGACACCAGACCGCCCACGATGAACGCGACGGCCACCAAAGGCATGACCTTCGAGAATCCACCCAACCTGGGAATCTCACGCGTGTGCGCACGATCGTACACCATGCCCACGACAGCAAAGAAGAGCGCCGTCATCACACCGTGGGAGAACATCTGCAAGCCGGCACCCGTCAGCCCGTTCAGGTTGAGTGTGGCAAACCCCAGCATCACCAAACCCATGTGCGAGACGGACGAAAAGCCGATGACGTACTTAAAATCTCGCTGCACCATGGCGATCAGCGCACCGTAGACCACGTTGACCGTCGCCAGGACGAGAATCAATGGAGCCCACATCTTGGCGCCTTGCGGCATGAGCATGATCCCCACCCGCAGCGCGGCGAAGGCACCCAGTTTCATCAGCACCCCGGCGTGGAACATCGAGACCGCGGTGGGTGCGGCGACGTGACCATCCGGAGACCAATTGTGTACCGGGAAGATGCCGCCCAGGACGGCAAATCCGAAGAAAACGAAGGGAAACCAGAAACGCTGGAATACCGTCGAGAATCCCGCTTGCTGCAAGGCGATCATGTCGAACGTGTGCAGGTCTGCGGTGAAGTACATCGCCAGAGCGCCCACGAGGGCAATAACGGAACCGATAAAGAGATACAGGGTGAGCTTCATCGCCGCGTACTCGCGTGTGACCTTCCAGCCCCAAATGGAAATCAACAGATACATCGGGAAAACGGCAATCTCGTAGAAAAAGAACAATTGGAAGAGGTCGAGCGAGATGAAAACACCGAACACGCCCGTCGCCAGGATGAAGAGAAAGGCAAAGAATTCCCGCGGCCGATCGTCGACGCCCCAGGAGATCAACACGCCGGTAAAAATAACCACGCCGGTAAGCAGAACGAGGGGCAGATTCATACCGTCCACGCCGACGTGGTAGGAAATACCGAGCGCCGCGATCCACGGGAACGGACCTTCCTCGAATTGATACCCACCGAGGGTTTGATCGTAGGAAAAGTACGTCACGACGGAGAGTGAAAAGCAGGTGGCCGCGGCGGCCAATGCGACCCAGCGAATGAGATTTTTACGGTCGCCGGGGAGCAGCAGCAGAATCATCGCCGTCCCGATGGGAATGAAGCTGATCACACTCAGGATTGGAAAATTCATAACCTACTCTCTAGCTTCCGTGAGGCAAGCCGCGTGATCGGGAGAAATCTACGTACGTAGCAATTGAGAATCTCAATCATTCGCCAATAACCTCGGTCAGCCGAACAGACGGAGAATGGTGTTGTTGATGACGCCCAATATCCAACTCGGCCATATGCCGATCAGCAGCATGAGCAGCATGAGCGGCGCGATGGCCAGGATTTCCCGCCGGTTGATTTCGAGCCGATGACCCAGCCATTTCTCGTTCAGCGGACCTTGAAGGACTTTCTTGATTCCCTTCAGAATGTACGCGCCGGTGATCAACAACCCGATCATCGAAAGCGCTGTATATAAGGTCAGAATCGGCCAGCTTCCCCGCACGACGAGAAATTCGGAAACGAAGCCGTTCAATCCCGGTAAACCCAAGGACGCCATGCCCGTAAAAATCAATATGCCGCCGTAGACCGGCGCCAACGGAAACAATCCGCCATACGAATCCAGATCGCGCGAGTGCGTCCGTTCGTAGATCACGCCCACGAGCAGGAACATACCCGCTGCCGAGAGACCGTGGTTGAACATCTGCAAGACCGCGCCGTTGAGGGCGATCACGGCATCCTGGCTGCCGTTTTGAACGAAAGCCGCGGCGGCAATTCCCAGCACGACGAAACCCATATGGTTAACCGAGGAATACGCCACCAGCCGCTTGAAATCGTTCTGGCCCCACGAAGCGAATGCGCCGAAAATGATCGCCAACGTACCCAGCAGTCCCAATACACCGGCAAACTGTTTCGCCTCGACGGGATACAGCGGCAGCACCAGGCGCAGGAAGCCGTAGGCGCCCAGTTTGAGCAGCACGCCCGCCAGGATCATGGAACCACCGGTGGGCGCTTCCGTGTGGGCATCCGGAAGCCAGGTGTGGAAGGGCCAGATCGGGACTTTGATGGCAAAGGCGACGACGAAAGCCCAAAAAGCGATGGTTTTTACCGTACTCGTGGGAAGTGTGATCGGCAGACCCAGCAGCTGCAAGGGCTGATCGAGCGCGGTCCATTTGGAGGTGATCTCGAGCAGATCGAACGTCCCGGCGGTCACGCCGATCAATTGGATGGCCAGCAGCAATCCGAGCGACCCGGCCATGGTGTAAATCAAGAATTTAAAGGAGGCATATTCCCGGTTGGCGCTGCCCCACTGGTTGATCAGGAAGTACATCGGGATCAAACCGACTTCCCAGAAAACGAAGAAGAGCAGCAGATCGAGCGAAAGGAATACGCCCAGCATACCTGTTTCGAGAAGCAGGAAGAGTGCCATGAACGTGCGCACGCGATCCCCTACGTTCCAGGAAATCAACAACGCGAGCGGAGTGAGCAGCGTGGTGAGCAGTACCATCGATACGGAAATCCCATCTACGCCCAGGAAGTAGCTCGACCCGATCGCTTCGTACCACACGGCGCGTTCGACGTATTGAAATCCTGACGCCGAAGAGTCATAGGTAAACCACAGCCAAACGGCCAAACCAAACGGTATCAGGCTGGCCAGAGTCGCTGCCCAGCGGATCACCTTCACCCGCGAATGCGGCAGCAATAATATCAACAGCGCCGCGACCGTGGGCGAGAAGAGGATCAAAGAGAGCAGATGATCTTGGATGACTTCCATTCCGGGTCGTCTCCCGCAAGCCAGCTCATGGCTGGAAGAAAATCACGTACGACAACAACAAACCGGTGAACAACAAACCAATGACGAGGTACTCCTGCACCCGACCGGTCTGGATCACACGAATACGACGGCCGAAGCGTTTCACGCCCTCCCCAACGGCGTCCCCAAAACCGTTGACGATGGGCAAGTCGATGGCGTTGCGCAGGAACGATCCGAGCCATAGTGCGGTCCGGCCTACTGCGTGCAGGAATCCATCGATTACTCCGCGGTCGAGCCAGCGGTAGACGAAGGTCTCTGCGAACCAGTAAGCAGGACGCACGAAAAGAAGATCGTACAACTCATCGAAATAATACTTATTTTGAAGCAGCCGGTAGATGGGCCCCAGCGGCCGCGAAAGCGGGTCCGCGACGCCGGATGGCACGCGCCGATACACCAGCCAGCCCAGGAGCAAACCCGTAAGGGCGAC
Coding sequences within:
- a CDS encoding NADH-quinone oxidoreductase subunit M yields the protein MNFPILSVISFIPIGTAMILLLLPGDRKNLIRWVALAAAATCFSLSVVTYFSYDQTLGGYQFEEGPFPWIAALGISYHVGVDGMNLPLVLLTGVVIFTGVLISWGVDDRPREFFAFLFILATGVFGVFISLDLFQLFFFYEIAVFPMYLLISIWGWKVTREYAAMKLTLYLFIGSVIALVGALAMYFTADLHTFDMIALQQAGFSTVFQRFWFPFVFFGFAVLGGIFPVHNWSPDGHVAAPTAVSMFHAGVLMKLGAFAALRVGIMLMPQGAKMWAPLILVLATVNVVYGALIAMVQRDFKYVIGFSSVSHMGLVMLGFATLNLNGLTGAGLQMFSHGVMTALFFAVVGMVYDRAHTREIPRLGGFSKVMPLVAVAFIVGGLVSMGMPGFSGFIAEFPIFMGLWQRQPLVAIIAALGIVITAAYIMRVIGRVFFGKIPEEFEGHLSSITHFDRLALALLAGILILIGVYPTIMAPLVESGANAVLALFGGA
- a CDS encoding NADH-quinone oxidoreductase subunit M, which codes for MEVIQDHLLSLILFSPTVAALLILLLPHSRVKVIRWAATLASLIPFGLAVWLWFTYDSSASGFQYVERAVWYEAIGSSYFLGVDGISVSMVLLTTLLTPLALLISWNVGDRVRTFMALFLLLETGMLGVFLSLDLLLFFVFWEVGLIPMYFLINQWGSANREYASFKFLIYTMAGSLGLLLAIQLIGVTAGTFDLLEITSKWTALDQPLQLLGLPITLPTSTVKTIAFWAFVVAFAIKVPIWPFHTWLPDAHTEAPTGGSMILAGVLLKLGAYGFLRLVLPLYPVEAKQFAGVLGLLGTLAIIFGAFASWGQNDFKRLVAYSSVNHMGFVVLGIAAAAFVQNGSQDAVIALNGAVLQMFNHGLSAAGMFLLVGVIYERTHSRDLDSYGGLFPLAPVYGGILIFTGMASLGLPGLNGFVSEFLVVRGSWPILTLYTALSMIGLLITGAYILKGIKKVLQGPLNEKWLGHRLEINRREILAIAPLMLLMLLIGIWPSWILGVINNTILRLFG
- a CDS encoding NADH-quinone oxidoreductase subunit N; the encoded protein is MAFAEFESTHILFVLPEILLLTLAGLILAVDIFWRRRRRLLGWVSAGGLLLTFIATVVFSRPEVGGEPLLIFGGMLRHDWIGFTFTLVFLFAAAVTSIISLDMDELAVQGEYFALLLVAAFGMCLMAAAADLIMLLLAIETTSIPLYILAGFIKADDKSTEAGIKYFLFGALTSAVMLYGFSLLYGFTGETNIYRLAAMIRVEDFSPWILLGTVLLVLVGFGFKVSVVPFHFWSPDVYEGAPTPITAFISTASKAAGFSVLLRVMLVAFPTIESYWATLLAIMAAATMTIGNLLAISQKNIKRLLAYSSIAHAGYALIGLVALSSFGAASLVFYLVGYVVSNLAAFTIVILFAQTAGSEQIADYAGLSRRSPGLALALMVALLSLAGMPPLVGFVAKFYVFAAAVQSGWIWLAIVAVLNAIVGLYYYMTILKVVYLYRSEEEHVAIDVPKPFGVTLGLCSLAIVGIGTISGPWLNLAVEAAKALF